Proteins found in one Pseudopipra pipra isolate bDixPip1 chromosome 19, bDixPip1.hap1, whole genome shotgun sequence genomic segment:
- the TRIM47 gene encoding E3 ubiquitin-protein ligase TRIM47, producing MDAAPGSAPPSSAAALRLALAAPGLPEGPLGCPICLDVLRDPVTVPCGHNFCQGCLRALRQQPGPPDGGGAGGAARCPLCQEPVPASLRLRKNRALCELLPLLAAATGGSSPPSPMAPGAEEEDGGGEAGAAVLCDVCPPGSRAAAARSCLVCLASFCGAHLEPHRRAPAFRAHRLVAPLRRLEEGLCPRHLQPLDGFCRAEQTCVCARCRAHEHRAHDVVPLEQEREHKEAQQAKFLSDVENELEELAVTIAQAKKLVELIKGAATKEKERVERLFAEASEVLATFQKEVTGFIEAGERSMLGEAEADLHWKEERRAKLAQGKQNLENVTSTDTIYFLQEFQALKVAMEEKLSPAPSFQNELNFTKCTQVVGAVKDVLSTACKNQWNHLQGKGIDGLNYQEMEEVLAESRFPDKSNNPACLESRDYFLKFAFIIDLDSDTADKFIQLFGTKGAKRVLCPIPYPESPTRFINCEQVLGLNLMNRGNYYWEVELIDGWVSIGVIAEDFDPREAYNRGRLGRNDRSCCLQWNGQNYVAWFGGFESVIQQPFFQTIGVFLEYSEKALTFYGVKDSKMTCLQQLKVSPFTKGKADPFQNKINHHFGSLFSCKLKPAFFLESVDAHLQIGPLKKDCVSVLKRR from the exons ATGGATGCTGCGCCCGGGAGTGCCCCGCCGTCCTCCGCCGCGGCGTTGCGGCTGGCGCTGGCGGCTCCGGGGCTGCCCGAGGGTCCCCTCGGCTGCCCCATCTGCCTGGACGTGCTGCGGGACCCGGTGACGGTGCCGTGCGGGCACAACTTCTGCCAGGGCTGCCTGCGGGCGCTCCGCCAGCAGCCGGGCCCCCCCgacggcggcggggcgggcggggccgcccgcTGCCCGCTCTGCCAGGAGCCCGTCCCCGCGTCCCTGCGGCTCCGCAAGAACCGCGCCCTCTGCGAGCTCCTGCCGCTGCTGGCGGCCGCCACCGGCGGCTCGTCCCCGCCGTCGCCGATGGCCCCGGGAGCCGAGGAGGAGGATGGCGGAGGGGAGGCGGGAGCGGCGGTGCTGTGCGACGTGTGCCCGCCGGGatcgcgggcggcggcggcgcggtcGTGCCTGGTGTGCCTGGCGTCGTTCTGCGGAGCCCACCTGGAGCCGCACCGCCGCGCCCCCGCCTTCCGCGCCCACCGCCTCGTGGCCCCGCTGCGCCGGCTGGAGGAGGGGCTGTGCCCCCGCCACCTGCAGCCCCTCGACGGCTTCTGCCGCGCCGAGCAGACCTGCGTGTGCGCCCGCTGCCGCGCCCACGAGCATCGCGCCCACGACGTGGTGCCCCTCGAGCAGGAGCGGGAGCACAAGGAG GCCCAACAAGCCAAATTCCTCAGCGATGTGGAGAacgagctggaggagctggcagtCACCATCGCGCAGGCCAAGAAGTTGGTGGAGCTCATTAAG GGTGCTGCCAcgaaggagaaggaaagggtcGAGAGGCTCTTTGCAGAAGCCTCTGAGGTCCTGGCAACCTTCCAGAAGGAGGTGACAGGTTTCATCGAGGCCGGGGAGCGCTCCATGCTGGGGGAGGCTGAGGCTGATCTCCACTGGAAGGAGGAGAGACGAGCCAAGCTGGCCCAGGGCAAGCAAAACCTGGAGAACGTCACCAGCACTGACACCATCTACTTTCTCCAG GAATTTCAGGCCTTAAAAGTAGCCATGGAAGAAAAGCTCTCCCCAGCTCCGAGCTTCCAGAACGAGCTGAACTTCACCAAGTGCACCCAAGTCGTGGGTGCCGTGAAGGATGTGCTGTCCACTGCCTGCAAAAACCAGTGGAACCACTTGCAGGGGAAAGGAATTGATGGGCTGAACTACCAGGAGATGGAGGAAG TGTTGGCTGAATCCCGGTTTCCAGACAAGTCAAACAATCCCGCCTGCCTGGAGAGCCGTGATTATTTCCTGAAAT TTGCCTTCATCATTGACCTGGACAGCGACACGGCTGACAAGTTCATCCAGCTGTTCGGCACCAAAGGGGCCAAGCGGGTGCTGTGCCCCATCCCCTACCCGGAGAGCCCGACCCGCTTCATCAACTGTGAGCAGGTGCTGGGTTTGAACCTCATGAACAGGGGCAACTACTACTGGGAGGTGGAGCTCATCGATGGCTGGGTCAGCATCGGGGTCATCGCCGAGGACTTCGACCCGCGGGAGGCCTACAACCGGGGCCGCCTGGGCCGCAACGACaggtcctgctgcctccagtgGAACGGGCAGAACTACGTGGCCTGGTTTGGGGGCTTTGAGTCCGTCATCCAGCAGCCGTTCTTCCAAACGATCGGGGTCTTCCTGGAGTATTCAGAAAAGGCCTTAACCTTCTACGGAGTCAAGGACTCCAAGATgacctgcctgcagcagctcaaGGTCTCCCCTTTCACCAAGGGAAAGGCTGACCCGTTCCAGAACAAGATCAACCACCACTTTGGCTCTCTCTTCTCGTGCAAGCTGAAACCGGCCTTCTTCCTGGAGAGTGTCGATGCCCACCTGCAGATCGGGCCGCTGAAGAAGGACTGTGTCTCGGTGCTAAAGCGCCGGTAA
- the TRIM65 gene encoding E3 ubiquitin-protein ligase TRIM65, giving the protein MASLVSQKLEEKLVCSICLDLFRVPVTLPCGHNFCKRCISDHWHKRERAPAGAEKGYTCPECRRDFEQCPELEKNVTLYSVVELARDGDAWGAGAGRCEVAPGELCPQHGRPLELYCEDERRCICCVCIVRQCQGHRLVLFEKERSKKQIILKQSLEKAQEESERIERAMRELEEQTRSIKDSSEELKSQIQSKLAHLKKALEDFEGQSVARIEQEQVVALGRVEENWSLLKDRLDVLGQHRERAQSLLACPDHRTFLQEFPLLPPLESPEALVPVEFDVAHVIKPISDILTGISRLLLEDLPGSVAPKAPSPAGQGPVHPQAPAVKVLNPLPQCQLRAELLKDHRNLTFDPETANKYLELSRGARKAKHCTIPMYGGQGPRFEPWQVLCTQSYGSGHHYWEVEISSHSVILGVTYWGLPWEQQRGHKFNIGLDRGSWGLQVREDCYLAWHNGQAEKIQEQLYKNLGVYLDYGKGLLSFYGLGERMQLIHSFHDVFTKPLYPVFWLCEGRVVTLCWRDRAGTATLIRRPGWCHSQDLSQCRRDLDAQAGTASGAIF; this is encoded by the exons ATGGCATCCCTCGTCTCGCAgaagctggaggagaagctggTGTGCTCCATCTGCCTGGACCTGTTCAGGGTGCCCGTGACTTTGCCCTGCGGCCACAACTTCTGCAAGCGCTGCATCAGCGACCACTGGCACAAGCGAGAGCGGGCGCCCGCCGGGGCCGAGAAGGGCTATACGTGCCCCGAGTGCCGCAGGGACTTCGAGCAGTGCCCGGAGCTGGAGAAGAACGTCACCCTATACAGCGTGGTGGAGCTGGCGAGGGACGGGGACGCGTGGGGCGCGGGCGCGGGAAGGTGCGAGGTGGCCCCGGGCGAGCTGTGCCCGCAGCACGGGCGCCCGCTGGAGCTGTACTGCGAGGACGAGCGGCGCTGCATCTGCTGTGTCTGCATCGTCCGGCAGTGCCAGGGGCACCGGCTGGTGCTCTTCGAGAAGGAACGGTCCAAAAAGCAG ATCATTTTGAAACAGTCCCTGGAAAAAGCGCAGGAGGAATCGGAGCGGATCGAGCGGGCGATgcgggagctggaggagcaaaCACGCAGCATCAAG GACTCCTCCGAGGAGCTCAAATCTCAGATCCAGAGCAAGTTGGCCCACCTGAAGAAAGCTCTGGAGGATTTCGAGGGTCAGTCGGTGGCCAGGATCGAGCAAGAGCAGGTGGTGGCACTGGGGCGCGTGGAGGAGAACTGGAGCCTCCTGAAGGACAGGCTGGATGTCCTTggccagcacagggagagggCTCAGAGCCTGCTGGCCTGCCCTGACCACAGGACCTTCCTCCAG GAgttcccccttctcccacctctggagagcccagaggcGCTGGTCCCCGTGGAGTTTGATGTGGCTCATGTGATCAAGCCCATCTCTGACATCCTCACCGGCATCTCCAGGCTCCTGCTGGAGGACCTGCCTGGCTCTGTGGCCCCCAAAGCccccagtcctgctggccaAG GCCCAGTGCATCCCCAGGCGCCGGCGGTGAAGGTCTTGAATCCTCTCCCCCAGTGCCAGCTCCGAGCTGAGCTTCTGAAAG ACCACCGCAACCTGACCTTCGATCCTGAGACAGCCAACAAGTACCTGGAGCTGTCGAGAGGTGCCCGGAAAGCCAAGCACTGCACCATCCCCATGTACGGGGGACAGGGACCCCGCTTCGAGCCCTGGCAGGTGCTGTGCACGCAGAGCTACGGCTCAGGACACCACTACTGGGAGGTGGAGATCTCCAGCCACTCCgtcatcctgggggtgacttACTGGGGcctcccctgggagcagcagcggGGCCACAAGTTCAACATCGGGCTGGACAGGGGCTCGTGGGGGCTGCAGGTGCGGGAGGATTGTTACCTGGCCTGGCATAACGGCCAGGCGGAGAAAATCCAGGAGCAGCTGTACAAGAACCTGGGGGTCTACCTGGATTATGGCAAGGGGCTCCTCTCCTTCTACGGCCTTGGGGAGAGGATGCAGCTCATCCACTCCTTCCACGATGTCTTCACGAAGCCCCTCTACCCTGTGTTTTGGCTGTGTGAGGGCCGAGTGGTGACGCTGTGCTGGAGGGACCGAGCTGGAACCGCCACACTGATCCGTCGGCCAGGCTGGTGCCACAGCCAGGACCTGTCACAGTGCAGGAGGGACCTCGATGCCCAGGCAGGCACGGCAAGTGGTGCAATATTTTAA